From the genome of Eucalyptus grandis isolate ANBG69807.140 chromosome 2, ASM1654582v1, whole genome shotgun sequence, one region includes:
- the LOC108957986 gene encoding LOW QUALITY PROTEIN: G-type lectin S-receptor-like serine/threonine-protein kinase LECRK3 (The sequence of the model RefSeq protein was modified relative to this genomic sequence to represent the inferred CDS: inserted 2 bases in 2 codons), producing the protein MGNSTLERNIFVHSLRVPCCSIHRKMSPVSVLCFLLFHLLIPSPAQADGDITIGSSLTAKKDDSSWLSPSGDFAFGFRTLPANPDNHGEVFLLSIWYNKIPSRTIVWFANGDHPAPENSKLEFTSEIGLVLTDPRGQRLWISENIVGTISHATFNDTGNFIILGSNLENLWESFEDPDDTLLPSQTLGKNKYLSSRQSEGSFSRGKFQLWMLDSGDLVLNTINLPSSYANEPYYSTGTARDSNTSSPGKEVVFDDSASPFVLRENGDKVYLSQVKVPSASDFYHRITLNFDGVLTQYVHPKNSISNGTWTSLWSEPENICTAVLAPRGSGVCGYNSICSLGNNNRPNCGCPEKYTLLDPNDEYGSCTPNFTLSCEEDEKKLKQGSIEDLYTFVELEHTGWPTSDYALLKPFSEDECRNSCLHDCMCAAAGFRDGNSCWKKKLPLSNGRVDPNLQGKFLIKVPKRDSTLTNDFQYLLIKDHNRRILIFVGSVLFATSVSVNFLLIGALTWGFFFVYLNKLKNISTKENFVKSNLRYFTYQELFRATDGFKEEVGRGSFGIVYKGVMSNDAPIAVKKLASGMQNKEREFRTEVDVIGQTSHKNLVRLLGFCDEGQERLLVYEFLSNGTLSSLLFSGESKPSWIQRCQIASGIARGLLYLHEECTTQIIHCDXKPQNILLDDYYNARISDFGLAKLLKMSQSHTQTNIRGTRGYIAPEWFRNLPTSVKVDVYSYGXLLLEIICCRSCFKTEVSRESEGGLLTDWAYDCFMHGMLDALVEGDTEGLSNRVKLKNLVMITLWCIQEDPSLRPTMKKVTQMLEGAVEVPVPPCPFPLNSSTSSFLHPN; encoded by the exons ATGGGCAATTCCACTCTTGAGCGAAACATTTTCGTTCACAGCTTACGAGTCCCTTGTTGCTCCATCCATCGAAAAATGTCCCCTGTTTCAGTGCTCTGTTTCTTGCTCTTTCACCTGCTAATTCCTTCCCCAGCGCAAGCGGACGGTGATATAACCATCGGATCTTCTCTGACCGCGAAAAAGGACGACTCTTCATGGCTTTCACCTTCCGGGGACTTTGCATTCGGCTTTCGTACGCTACCTGCCAACCCCGACAACCACGGTGAGGTCTTCTTGCTCTCCATTTGGTATAACAAGATACCTTCGAGAACAATCGTCTGGTTCGCAAATGGAGATCATCCTGCACCTGAAAATTCGAAGCTAGAGTTCACTTCCGAAATTGGCCTGGTTCTCACTGATCCACGAGGGCAAAGATTGTGGATATCAGAGAACATCGTCGGTACTATCTCGCATGCTACCTTCAACGACACAGGCAATTTTATTATTCTCGGTTCAAATTTGGAGAATCTATGGGAAAGCTTTGAAGATCCCGACGACACATTGCTTCCTTCACAAACGCTGGGAAAAAATAAGTACCTTTCCTCTCGTCAATCAGAAGGAAGCTTTTCCAGAGGAAAATTCCAGCTTTGGATGCTGGACAGCGGAGACCTCGTACTCAACACCATAAACCTGCCTTCCAGTTATGCAAACGAACCTTATTACAGCACTGGAACTGCCCGAGATTCGAACACGTCGAGCCCGGGGAAAGAAGTCGTGTTCGACGATTCAGCTTCTCCATTTGTTCTGAGAGAGAATGGCGATAAAGTTTACCTCTCGCAGGTGAAAGTACCTTCAGCATCAGATTTTTACCATAGAATTACGCTGAACTTTGATGGGGTTTTGACTCAATACGTACACCCCAAGAATTCTATTTCTAATGGAACCTGGACCTCTCTGTGGTCTGAACCTGAAAATATATGCACTGCCGTTCTTGCTCCACGCGGCTCTGGTGTTTGTGGCTACAACAGTATTTGTTCCCTGGGTAACAATAACAGGCCGAACTGTGGCTGCCCCGAAAAATACACTTTGCTTGACCCCAACGATGAGTATGGCAGTTGCACACCTAACTTCACACTGAGTTGTGAGGAAGATGAAAAGAAGCTGAAGCAAGGTTCCATAGAGGATCTTTACACTTTCGTAGAGCTAGAGCACACGGGTTGGCCGACGTCTGATTATGCCCTGCTGAAGCCTTTCTCTGAAGACGAATGCAGAAACTCATGCCTGCATGACTGCATGTGTGCGGCTGCCGGTTTCAGAGATGGCAACAGTTGCTGGAAAAAGAAGCTTCCCCTGTCCAACGGAAGAGTTGATCCTAACTTGCAAGGAAAGTTCCTAATCAAAGTCCCGAAGCGTGACTCAACTCTTACAAACGATTTCCAATATCTGTT GATAAAAGACCACAATCGTAGAATTTTGATTTTCGTTGGATCAGTGCTATTCGCAACTTCTGTGTCCGTCAATTTTCTACTCATCGGTGCTCTCACTTGGGGGTTTTTCTTTGTCTACCTCAACAAGCTCAAGAATATATCCACCAAAGAGAACTTCGTGAAATCAAATTTGCGTTATTTCACTTACCAAGAGCTTTTCCGAGCCACGGATGGGTTCAAGGAAGAGGTAGGCCGGGGATCTTTCGGGATTGTTTATAAAGGGGTGATGTCCAACGATGCACCAATTGCCGTGAAGAAGCTAGCTAGTGGGATGCAAAACAAGGAGAGGGAGTTCAGAACAGAAGTCGATGTGATAGGCCAGACCTCTCACAAGAATCTGGTTAGATTACTTGGTTTCTGTGATGAAGGCCAAGAAAGGTTGCTCGTCTATGAGTTTTTGAGCAATGGCACACTATCAAGTCTTCTCTTTTCAGGTGAATCCAAACCCAGTTGGATCCAGAGATGCCAAATTGCTTCAGGAATTGCCAGGGGATTACTATACTTGCATGAAGAGTGCACTACACAAATCATCCACTGCG ATAAACCACAGAACATACTTCTCGATGACTACTACAACGCGAGAATCTCTGATTTTGGACTTGCCAAGCTCCTGAAGATGAGCCAGAGCCATACTCAAACGAATATAAGAGGAACAAGAGGGTACATCGCTCCTGAATGGTTCAGGAACTTGCCCACCAGTGTGAAAGTGGATGTCTATAGCTACG TGTTGCTTCTGGAGATAATATGCTGCAGGAGCTGTTTCAAGACTGAGGTGAGCAGAGAAAGTGAGGGAGGGCTCTTGACTGATTGGGCTTATGATTGCTTCATGCATGGAATGCTGGATGCTCTGGTTGAAGGTGACACGGAGGGTCTGAGTAACAGGGTGAAGCTGAAGAATTTGGTCATGATCACCTTATGGTGTATTCAAGAGGACCCTTCCTTGAGGCCAACGATGAAGAAGGTGACACAGATGCTGGAAGGAGCAGTGGAAGTGCCTGTCCCTCCATGTCCATTCCCCTTGAACAGCAGCACCTCCTCTTTCCTTCACCCAAATTGA